acagcggataattattttctttagcaatactatgcaccaaattgaaaatatctcaaatacttaaaacatacttcatacataaagacccattgaacaactaagatcacaacactagtccaaaatggttatgatccaaaaagtactaaaaatacaattccatcgtacaagtagtaatttacgttaactactatattaacattgacgtcgcaccgtcgcttaatcaactgtgtctagttgatcagctcttgATTCTCTTTCAAGTCCTGtaataagatctaccattcggggggaatggtagttgggactaccaaagtgagatttgattacaaatctcaataagttaacaaaaaacttccatacaagctaatgatgcatggatgacagtaaaagcataaatgcataatcaaattcataagtaattaaagcataacttggcgtacaacatagcataattgacataacttaaattgaaacatgaactgaacttgacttgacatgaacttgatctgaaacttgacttagcatgaacttgctctaaaacttgaattaacatgagcatgatatgaaacttaacttatcatgaacttgttttgaaacttgacttaacatgaacgtgatatgaaacttgacttatcatgaacttgttctgaaacttgacttatcatgaacttgttctgaaacttgacttaacatgaaaaatacacactacacagttgttgtggccccatgtattctacacatcacaatacagactacacagttgttgtggctccatgtattctacacatcacaatacagttaaatacatactgcACAGTTGTtatggtcccatgtattctacgtgtaaatacatactccacagttattgtgactctatgtattctatacatcacaatgcagttaaatacatactccacagttgttgtggcctcatgtattctacgtgtaaatacatactctatagTTATTGTggtctcatgtattctacacgtcataattgttgtgtctcatatagtgtatgtgtcacaattgctgtgaccccatacttcgtgtgccacagatgttgtggaccccacgaaactgaatgcactcaagatgaaacgtgactagaatacgaaaggactgaatccctgacgtaacataacgtgacttgaacataacttgaaatacatgaccaacttgatatagaaacatttcgtaacatgtcataacatataatagacaacatatttaacatgacatacttgcaacagtgaatattacatgacttgacatacatgtaatagatggcatacttagcttgacatacttgtaatgtacaacaatacatgacaaaacatattatataacagataaaatctgatgatagaataaattatgtataacagacaattacgtgataacttggtatggcaagatatatatgataacacacatacatacactgtagttcatttatttagcacacatacacagtagactgctagtaagttaaaagctaacttaccttgatctccgcgtttcttataaaaccttaagcgcgatcacgaagaactgtaattagtaattctaaaagttagcactaaattactaataacttgaaatatggaaaatactaacttaaagagtaaaatttccattttactctctacatgtaggaaattgaccgttttacccataacttaaggattttgcatactaactccaaaaatcaccaaaatttacatgcctcatgtaaattttatcctcaactcaaatatcaatttagaaaaatttaaaactaatcacaactattaaaactctatagggccgaaattcccatatgctatttccattgatttttgttttcaatttgttttgatcaaccttttgatatatgacttataaatatgtgatcttcaaaccaaaccatcacatggtttaaaaagatgtcctaaaacatatataagcttctaattcaagatcacatggttaaaaattaaccaaaacataaatttagccaagaacatccacactttgacttatttgaatatctctttgcataaaatttcgtatctttgaaactaacatcaaatataataatataacatgtatataagatgcttaggatcctccaataaaattatcaaagtcattggaataggtttagaccaccaaagagttaaactttctcaaaacagaaactgtttttcctcttccagtttctaagtttctaaatctaagaaaatctttcatcaaaacctttaatcatgcaaacatcctcaaccaataatcatatacacatgttaacaatacttcataaaaatttcggaccaatatctatccattagcttggttaaaaactccaaactataacatattctccagtttatctcccagaatgacctttctatagtttatataatatttaactgaccaaatgatcttcaaatgggacaaataagatattcacgtaaactagactccaaaaggaacaacttatatgaaagagattttatgataaaacacttataaaagcttcaaaatgagcgtgcaaaagaacacataaaagctgtccgagagagagtgtttggtattctttaaatggaaagtgtaaatgaaaataatttcgtggggaggggtagctggagatacttatagatgagatatggaagagatgaggctagagtgagagttaagtgtaggactctcttacccgaagtgagagttaagtgtaagattctcttacccggagtgagagtggagtgtaggactctcttacctaataatatctacaaaaatcaactcaatatatttttacccaataatatccacgaaattaacttaaaatatttttatccaataatatccacaaaattagcttaagatatttttattcaaaatatccacaaaatttagttcaagatatttttatccaataatatctacagttttgaacagatgtttcgtccgaaaatatgaaaaagttttattgcaccataagaccttaaatgaccctccgagtctaatggcacaaatcataatatattttgacacttctaactatctccaataatcaaaaacacacttctaataccataatgagtaataacactaactatgtagttagactaaaacctatatgattaatggattcgtgaaaacttatagagtcttcacgaggttcctaaagtcaatagaaattccacaattgaatttctaacgggctgttacaatagACATGGTATATGCAATGTGTAGAAATATAGGAATTCACTAATTAAATACATGTCAtatgttatttttgtttatgaGCCAAATGCATGTAATATATCATAGAAGGAATCGAGGCCAATTAAAAatgtaagataaatttataatatattgatattgaaatatttaatacctTGTACGATGAGCTGTTGGATGAGCGTAGAAAATATGACTACAGATTTTAATACATAGCAATTAGGAAAGTAATTTAGTAGGGCTGCAGCTTTTAATACATAACAATTAGGAAAGTAATCATAGAGTAATCATATAGTAGGAAagtaatcatatataataagtgtAGCACATGAAAGGGTTGTTCAGCCAAAAAAACAACTTTGTGCCTTCTTGTATACTAGTAGATTTTGACGTGCTACACCTATAACAATTATCTATAATGGTCTACCATAGAAGTGTCATCACAGGTCATATGCATAGGAACTATAGAGTTATGGTCTAATAAATGGTAGCTAGGAACTATAGAGAATCCATCATTATAGgacactttatttatttatttggttaaagTTCAATTGTATTTCCATGTGCGATCTGCATGAATGCTCCTGGGGGCAGTCTTGGCAAGTCAACAAGCCAATGGCATCTAGTAGgacactttatttatttatttggttaaagTTCAATTGTATTTCCATGTGCGATCTGCATGAATGCTCCTGGGGGCAGTCTTGGCAAGTCAACAAGCCAATGGCATCTAGTGTTGTTTCATTACAATCCGAGGCTATTACAATCCATGTGCGATCTGCATGTATTGCTCATTGCTCTGGGTTTTTTAGTGCCCATTTATCCGTAAGCTAAAATATTAAGAATGAATTGGAGTAGACCTCAATGTAAGCATAAGTTTGGCCGAGGATATAGGGATATGCTCCatgcaaattttttattattgtggtTTCGACATATGTTGCATTTTCTTGCTTTAGTGCCAGAATAAGACAAGAACATATGAAAAAATGCAGAATCAACCCCTCCCAAACCCAATATCTTATCAATATGTGCATCCTCAAACTCAATATAATCATCACCACCACTGCCTGGTTCAATAACTATATGCGTATATGAAAAGttgataaacaaaaaattctatcCACACTAATTTTACAACCTACCTTAGACAGAATTCACCCGTTGAGTGCTCTATAGTCAAATGCACCAACACCAAAGCACAAACAATTCCAGTTAAGAAAAATGCACTCCACACTTTTGACAAAATTGTTATGAAACATTAAAGGGGAAACATACTCAAGTTTGAATTGAGATCGATGCTTACCCGATAAGAGCGCGTCCTCGGAGCCATGATTGATAATCTCTTGATGGTAAGAGTTCAGTGCCGATGCTTGACTATAGAGGAGCTAGCTCTGCTTCCATAGTAAGATTATGGTGGAGCATCTACATTTCGGCATGATGGACTTATATAGGAAACACAATAGCAAACAAGAACCAAATGTTTTTCAAGTCTACCCCTATGGAGATGATGCTCAAAGAAATGAGAGATTGGAAATAAAGTTGAGTGTAGATGGAAATAAAGTAGAGTGCAGATGGCAGAGGATCAGTTtgactgaagaaaaaaaaaactcatgtgCACGTTCTATTCATTTACCACACCGATTACAGAATCTAGATGGTTGTAGCAGTTCAGATGAAGATTTTAGATTAGCTATCTTTAGGAATTGTTGCTGCACGAGGGTTGCAGATTTTAATTGGGGTTGACAGTGGGTTGTTTTCCATTTACATAGTAGGTTGCCGTTAGCCCTTATCTCCTGTTGAAGCTGCCGACTGTGGGGGATGATCGGAGACCATTCTTGTTGAAATCTgcttccaaattttattttggttcCTTAGATGTTTGGCTGATCCTTTGTCGCATGAAGCTGCTTGAAATCTTGTGCAATTTTTGAGGAAATGGTTGTGACAGACGgattgggaaagaagaagacatgaaagagagagggagagacgaAGGAGATGGAattaatgggaaaaaaaaatttcaaatcacaaataaaGACGTCAGGAATCTCTGTGTTTTGTCAGTAGAGTTATATCCAGATAAAGTAAACTCACTTGATTTTTACATGGACTCAACTTAGCTTTGCGTTTGGATAGTTGAACGGGTTAAAAAGTGGACTGCACTTAGTGCAATTAAGTTTGGTTATGGAACCAAACGGGGTCTTAAGTATCGACCTCCTCGAGCTCAGTTGAACACGAGCCCAGATCTAACATGTTGGGTCTTTTTTgcattctcttttattttttattttttatttttttgtcttatgATTGCTGATCTGCATCTATTGTAATGGCGTTTATGTTAGCTTGGTTCTCCCATCTCTTACCTCGAATAGTAGTAGTACTCTTGTAGTCTCGAATCTAAATTCAATGCaatccttgattttttttttttttttaaagcataaTAAAGCATTGAAATGCGATGGAAAGAGGTAAACATATTAATTCCCAGCTTCTAACTCACTAGAAACTGATCAAGTTCGCAATCTCCAATGTAATGTTTGTTCATAATAACTCTAATTCGCAATAGGCTTCATGTAGTGATCTGTTTTTGTTCGACTCAAATTAAGCTTTACCTTAATTAATAAGTTCTTATCCATATATTGCTACCTATTGATTACATTACACGCATGGATGATGGATTTATCACTACATAAGGAGAAATTGATATCATCGAGAATTATGCAACACCAAGATGTTTTTTGTACTTGGCCTTGCAAATAAGGATAATATATGCTATTCCCATGTAAAAAAAGTCACCGATAGTAGCCACtgattctttcttttcttttttttttcttttttacttagtaattaagaaaatatttttaaataatattatgaattttaaaaatatatatatttaaagatataaaaaaagtgTATGACAAAGAAAAGGAATAGGGTGGCCACTATTGTGGCTTTTATCTGTTGTTGTAGCATGATCCAGCAgacaaacaaaaaatttgaCAGACAATACTAGTGAAAGCAACTCTTGCTTTTAAGCGGCAAAAAGATAACGATCGATGTGGCCGGATGGTGTCCAAGCagcttagctagctagctctccAACGAATGTGATCATCATTTGGCTCATAGAATTACGTCGAACATCATGTCTATCAACCATCATCAATTCCTTTGAAATTTGCTGCATGCATGATATTAATGTATGGCCCATGATCTATAATATCGATCATTGATCCCGGCCAAATTCTCGATTCCCAACCAGGAAATAACTCATGATACATGCGATCTTTAGTCCGAGTCAAAAGCAAGTGCATTATATGATATGTAAAGAAATGATTGATTGAAAACATCCTCTAATCTTCTTTTCTTCACAATAATAAAGAACCATAAAATTAAGTAGCACGTACAACTACAGAAAGTAAAAATTTCATAGATAAACCACTAATTTCATGATTTAAAAGTAGTCGTTTCAACTCATAACAGCAATTACTACGAAAATCAACAGCGAATTGTCAACCGACATTAAATCATCCCACCAATCTTATTACTTTATCTTCTTTATCTCTTTCCTTCTGAACAAGCAAAGAAAAACATATGCGCGCACCCATGACAGATGCAAAAAGAAAGGCTAATAATTATGATCACGGCCATATATGTGCGGCGTTCACTCCCATTTACATGATTGTGCATCCCGATGtgttttcttcattgaaataGTCACAAGGGACGTGGCCGGTTGGCCTGTAATAACCTCCACCATAACTATCATATACCGGCCTTCCATAGCCCTCATGACCATGACCGTTAAAGCATGGCCCCCCGCCACGATCCTCATAACATGATGAACAACACGTCCCAATTGGATAACCGGGCGGTAGTACTGGATAACACGGCACGACGACGGGAGGATTGGGTGCCGGTGCCGGTTCTTTAGGCTTTTCAGCTGGTGGCTTGGGAGGATCCGCAGGTTTCTCCTTTGGCTTCTCAGGCTCTTTCGGCTTCTCAGCTGGCTTGGGAGGATCCGCAGGTTTCTCCTTAGCCTTTTCGGGTTCTTTCGGCTTATCAGCTGGCTTCGGGGGCACTTTGATCtcaatgctcttaatggaatcACCACCCTTGCAGATAATCTTTTGCTTAATCTTTTCGGGAGAGCAGCATACAACTTTGATCATCACCAAGTTTTTCTTCTCGTCATACATCTGGTCTTGTATTTCTCTTGTTCGCAAAATTCAACACCACATATATAATAACtcagtctttttctttttggtttaatTTACTGCTCAATTAGGAACCACGCTAGATAACAACTTAAAGCACTCGCGTCGTACAATCATCCACATAATATACTAGAGAAAGactaggagagagagagagagagagagagagagagagagagagactcacgAGGGATTTTACATAGAATCCTCTTCACCTTCTTGTAGCAGCGATGGCACTGAAGGTCAACCTCGAGCAACATTATTGTAGTAACCTGTAAGAGTAGACAAACTctaagaaaacaagaaaacaaaaacaaaatctctgaaaagcaaatagcaatCTGTCGATCTGCCTACGACAGAATCAAAGCACAGGTTTTGACACAAAAGATGGGTATGTGAAAATAACGAAGATCTATCTGGAAGCCAAAAACAAAGTAACATTTTAGAGGACAACCACAAAAAATTGAAGATCGGATCATAATATCGAATGGGTATTGAGAGGCAAAGAGTGGGAAGTTACAAAATTTACGAACCTTTTCCCCCATGGTTGGCTGGCTGTTCAGATCTCAACCTGAGACAAACACAAATACGAAgaagactttttttttatcgAGCAACTAAAGTGAAGGTGTGGAACAGACTGCACTGAAGTCGCCAGAGCGCGAGATATCAAGACATCAGAAGTTAGCCCAAAAGGCCTCTTAAGAAGCATCATATTTCGTACATCATATTTTtccatcgaaaaaaaaaagaagcatcaTATTTCGTACATCCAGaaaaaaaatgtcatatttCCACACTTAGAGCCAATGGGATGTAGACACGTAAGTTTCCGACGTTGAATCTTATGGCCTCACTACTACAAGATTGTCTTTATGATAAGGTGAGATCCGGTGTACGTGGCAGCTTTGATTGCTGACTCTCCAATCTCGTATTTGCAAGTGCAGGCTTTGATTGACGGCCACCTTCCATCCAATGCATCCATTATTAATCAAACCAAAAACTATACGCTAAGGTACATAGTTTGTTCAGATTCAATTATTGTGCCTGCAACCCAGTACGGGAACCGTACACGTGTCCCTAGACCAATTTTCATCCACCTTGGAGTGTGGCTAAAGTTTGGGTCGACTTTCCCGGCCATTAAGTCGTGTCcagtatttaattaaaatattacaggcTCTGATTACACCAATTGCTACATGCCATCTTCAAGCAAGCAATCTGCGCCCACAGAATCGTCCTAAATATTCGTGGGTTCTAGATATATAAAAGTGTTGATGCGTGCGAGCGCGAGCTTTTCTTTAGAGGCCGACATGCAACCTAATACCAAACTCTACACTTGTGGGGTACCTTACCTTCTTGGGTATGTAGCTGTCAATTTTAAATGCGAGATATGTAGTAGGTTACGGATCTTGATATGCCTTTATTTGTTGGGGAAGGCAATCAAGATTCAAAGCTATAGACCACGGATTAAGTACTATTTATCACCAATATCCTATTGTAATTTATCATGTAATTGAGATGCATGCAGCAGTACTAGTACTGCATATTAATTAATCTGGATCATGTATTCGGCAGAATCGGCACATGCATACCCATTATCATACGTACAATTATCATATAAGGGAGTTTTAATACATACACTTGATGCGCATATATGTAACGTACACTCCGCCTTTGGCCCTTTATTTATGTCTTAAACCATACATATGTTTATGTATGCACGGGTGACTATGTAGTGATAGATAGACCATCTATTTCGATCCTTGACAGGGCTTCAGAGGTCAGCATGCATGTACCAAGTCGTATAGGAGGCCCCAGTTATGAGTGCTGAGACAAGGCTGTCCAACCTCATCCAGCCATCCAACCATCCAACATAAAAATgcaattaaattatatatgatctCCCGGCCACTCATTACATTTACCTAATTTTCTCCAATTTGTAAATGCAGTACTGGATGAATGATCTTCAATGTCTGGCCTGATCATTTCCTAGCTACTCGTGCGTACTTAATTACTGTCCTTTCTAATTTTCTTACCTTTCCATGTACCTACTTCATGATCCTTGAAAAACTGATAACCATAGCAAGCATAATAATCTAAGATAAAGTGCGTGCATTGACTTTTGTCATTATGGAAAACGATATGGAAAATGATAAGATGACTAccctatttataatttttctacaaccttctaaaaatataataattttttaaatatttattttaattttgattttaatttgatgtggttgatatttgtaaaaaaatattattttattaataaattataaataaattgtaattagattgtaccatcttccaaacaataCCATTTGTCATTTTTGTTATCTGATGATCTGTTTCAGTGTGTCGTACAGTTTTCGTACTATCTTACTATCTAGGAGACTGAGTCCTGGGCTGGGCTAGGCTAGAAAAGTCGGTACCAAGCTGCAGGCCCCGCTTTTAGGTGCTGAAAGATGGTTCCGGCCATGTACAACCCCAGCCAGCCCATCCAATTGTCCACCACAAAATGCAACAGAATCTTCATGAATTAGACCATTTTTGAAAGAGGCCTTCTACGTACAATTGCGTGTTGCAAGCGGCAGGGAATTGGCTAACGTTATctcagaaaataataataataataataataataataataaaaaaagatctaaaagcaaaaataataaagaatagAAAGTAGATGGGCAGGCTGCAGGGGATGGATGGATGATGCCATATATGATCGACAGTTTAGAGTGCTGGAGGGTGTGGACACTTGGTACAACTCAGaaagcaaaggaaaaaaaaaaaaaaagtaaaacgcTGAAAGACGGAaaaggaaaccaaaacagagcatGCTTATcgaagagaaattttatttcttttacaattTCGTCCATCATCTGATTCATCTCTTCGGATagtttcttttataaattttatctaTCGTCCATCATTTCTTCCATCACAAGAAAACCCACTGATCAAGCTATTTTGTATAACTTGTCTGATCTTTGCAGGTATTTTCATGGGTCACGAACTCCACCATGTGGTTCATTTTGCAAGAAGCCGTAAGCAGCTGCTGAGCTGGTTTTCTTCTTCATGTGAGTATTTTTGTAGGTATTTTCTACTGGTTCATCTTTGTGGGGGTGTGGGTCATCTTCGCATAAGAAAAACGATGAAGGATTGTTGAAGAAGGATTGTACATAGAAGGattgttaaagaaaaactctGAAAAAAATCTGTATTTTCTACTGATTCATCTTCGTGGGGGAGTATTTTCGATTGTATGTAGAaagattgttgaaaaaaaacTCTGAAGAAAAATCAGTATTTTCTACTGGTTCATCTTCATGGGGGTGTGAGTCATCTTTGTTGGGGTCATCTTCATGGTGAGGACTTACGAACATAGTGAAAATGGTTATAAGTTTCGTAGCCtaaaaatgaaatgatgaaaGGGTTAAAGTTAAAATGGTGCATAGCAATTTTTGACACATCAGCAAAGCTATTTGTATGCCGTTTGCATTAGACGactatatttagaatttttcttttcgaaATGTATGGAATGGGATCTACAATGTCATCTCTTGCTAGGCACttactcttttttttcccctttaatttatttcttttagatttCTTAGGCTTATCAACTTTGGAAATTGATTGTGAGGTGTCAGAATTacaagaaataatattattcattatttcagATTTTATTATGCTAGTTATCTGTCATTGTGGTACATTATAAATAGTTGACATGCAAAATtactaaaaatttattaatcataACAAGATTTATGATACGTTTATATATGCATAAACACTACACAATATGTGCATGGATATAATAGATATGTCATTCGGAGAAAAATCACCATACCTCATTACAAACTTAACTATTAAGCCTAACTATTAAATTTGATTAAGGCAACATTTGGATATTGAGCTCAGCTCAATTGAACTAAGttgtttatgaataatagtgagttgagaagGTGGAATGACTTATATGAAATCcatctaaaatgaatttaaatgtatttagatattaggatgagtttagtactatttatgaaaaattaaaaaaaaaaattatgaatcttaaaaatgtgttgagttgaaaaaagttatagGTCTTAcgtgtaaaaaaattttgagttgagatgagtttagtaatttgagagttgagtgtttaaatgttagactcaacttaaaattagacagAACTAAATTAATCTCACCTGAATTTTACAACCAAATGCAATCTAAATGATAAATCCTTAGTCTTTATTATCATAGAATCTTGCATGTTTCTCTCTTTGGTAGCCACACTCTTCTGTCACCGTTCAATAACTTAACAACATGCATCAAGACAGGTTAATTCAACTTATAACTCGTGACAAAATCTCGcatctaaaattaattattactaatCTAATATTTACTAAGAAATTATTAAGCAATCTCCaaatacaaattatataatagtctTGGGTGAGATTTGGCTAGTGAGtagagatgaaagttaaaaattgaaaaaaatattgttagaatattattttttaatataattattgcttagagatttgaaaagttgaattgtttattatattttgcatgaaaactttaaaaaattataatgattagatgaaatgagttgaaatcTATTCTAAATCTAAATGGAGCCTGATCAATCacgatataaaataatattaaaattgttttatgatattaatatttaataatatgataaatCAAGGCCTCGTTTGGTCATatatatgagatgagaattatgtaaataataatgaaatgatttgagttaagatgtttgtttagattttgaaaaatgaaagagaaaaaattgaataaaaaaactataaaattaaaagaaggtTAGGAGAATCTTTTTAGCAAAAACTTTATATGTAGTCACTTTTGCATATTCCTTGCGCAttctactaatgtgattgactgcatcacatttttttaatataaaataattgttttagtcaatcatatcagtaaatGGCGTAAAGAttatgtaaaaatgattgtatataatataactcttaaagtaattataagatgagtaatactatatacaattGTATAATACGTAAACGTCACACAattcatttgata
This sequence is a window from Carya illinoinensis cultivar Pawnee chromosome 9, C.illinoinensisPawnee_v1, whole genome shotgun sequence. Protein-coding genes within it:
- the LOC122275071 gene encoding protein PYRICULARIA ORYZAE RESISTANCE 21, with the protein product MGEKVTTIMLLEVDLQCHRCYKKVKRILCKIPQIQDQMYDEKKNLVMIKVVCCSPEKIKQKIICKGGDSIKSIEIKVPPKPADKPKEPEKAKEKPADPPKPAEKPKEPEKPKEKPADPPKPPAEKPKEPAPAPNPPVVVPCYPVLPPGYPIGTCCSSCYEDRGGGPCFNGHGHEGYGRPVYDSYGGGYYRPTGHVPCDYFNEENTSGCTIM